A single Glycine soja cultivar W05 chromosome 14, ASM419377v2, whole genome shotgun sequence DNA region contains:
- the LOC114384440 gene encoding lachrymatory-factor synthase, producing MEHDMHQRWEGKVSAKLRNTTKEQAWPLVKDFFNLHKRFPSLATCYGVHGSNGEPGCIRFCAGSSIPSSNGSGSVSWSKERLVAVHDVDLSLKYEMVDNNIGFRSYESTMRVLSDDDSNGCLLEWSFAVDPVKGLVLEDLVRKYHVGLQLMALKMEDEIVSLASAM from the coding sequence ATGGAACATGATATGCATCAAAGATGGGAAGGCAAGGTTTCAGCGAAGCTGAGAAACACCACTAAGGAACAAGCATGGCCTCTCGTAAAGGACTTCTTCAACCTCCACAAACGGTTCCCCTCCCTCGCCACGTGCTACGGGGTTCACGGATCTAATGGTGAGCCTGGCTGCATACGATTCTGTGCCGGATCCTCCATTCCATCATCCAACGGCTCAGGGAGCGTGAGCTGGTCAAAGGAAAGGCTTGTAGCCGTTCATGATGTTGACTTGAGTTTGAAGTATGAGATGGTCGACAACAATATCGGATTCAGATCGTACGAGTCAACCATGAGGGTCCTAAGTGATGATGACTCCAATGGATGCTTGTTGGAATGGTCCTTTGCCGTTGACCCTGTCAAAGGGTTGGTGCTTGAGGATCTGGTTAGGAAGTACCACGTGGGGCTTCAGCTTATGGCCCTGAAAATGGAGGACGAAATTGTAAGTTTGGCTAGTGCTATGTAG